The Marivirga tractuosa DSM 4126 genome contains the following window.
CCTTGGTGTTTAATGTGAAATGATGAAAAAATTCATAACTACCTATAATGTCTGTGCCATAAATATCAGCCAAAGTCTGTTGATATTGATAAACAGGAAATGCTCCACGAATAGTTAGTCGCGGTTCTTCTGGTTGTAAATAGATATAGTTTTGAATTCTACTGGCATAAGCATCCACATTTAACCTGAGTTTTTCATTAAAGCTAAACTGTAAACTATGCAACCATTTTATGGAGGTTTCTGGTGAAAGCTGATCATCTCCTTCCTCTATAGCCGCAACACTATGATGCAAACCTTGGCTATACAATTCATTGATGCTAGGTGCTCTCTGACTCCAACTTATATTTGATTTATATTTTAAATTGTTACTGAAATCATATCCACCTCCCACAATGCCAGAAAACATATTGTATTGATGCTTTGGATTGATTAAATCATCGTTTTCATCGAATTTTAATACATCAATGGCTATGGCATCAAACCTAAGTCCCGCTTCAAGATTCCAATTTTCTTCTGTCCAGGCTTCGTTTAAAAATATACCCGTTTGAAAGCTCGAATAATTAGGGATTAATGGTGTGGTGCCTGTTCCCGGAACATTTTTATTATTCTGATATTCATAGTCCAGTCCTATTTCCCCACTTAAATTATTCCAAATAGGTTCGTGGTGGAAAAGAAGTTTTGCTACATGACTATCCAATTGCAAATCAACGGAAGGCCTATCACTTCTGCCTCCTCTTCTGATATCAAATTCTTGTCTAGCATTTTGTTGATAGGCATATATGAAATCAAAATCACCATAATCTGAGCGATCCAAATGTATTTTTGCTTTCAATAATTGATGCACTACATTTTGCTTAGGATTATTGATTTCATATGAAAATTCTTCTGTGAAAAATGGCGGACGTCTATCTAAAGCCTCGAAGAAATTATCCACATTTCCGATATGCGCACCTCTCAAGATCCCGATTTCAGTGGAGAAACGACTATAGAAAATATCTGCTTGTAAATCTTCTTTGATGTAATTAGCGGCTGCTGAAAAGTTCAATTCCTCGCTTCCAGTATTCGTTAAATTGTAATTTGCAGCATGTTGATCTCCCGATTTCTTGGCAGAAGATTGAAGTCTCCAATTAATGGATTCTTCCATATTCAGTAAAAAACTTCCCGAAAGCATAGCGGACCCAATTCCACCTCTTCCGTTAGTGAATCCTACTAAATCCAAACTGCCATGCAATGCTGAATCAGGCACTAAAGGCTCTGGTTCTAATAACAAAGCACCACCAATAGCTCTAGGCCCGTATTTTACAGAGGAGGCTCCTTTTACAATGGTAATTCGAGATGCCACAAAAGGATCAATTTCTGGAGCGTGGTCTACTCCCCACTGCTGTCCCATTTGAGCCACTTCATTATTCACTACTTGAATTCTACTTCCATAAAGTCCGTGAATCATCGGCTTATTAATGCCAGGGCCCGTTTTAATATTGTAGACTCCAGGCAAAGTACTCACCGATTCAGAAAGCGATTTACCTTTTAATTTCCTTAATTCTCTTGTGGATAATACACTTTCTACATTGCTCAGCAATACTTCTTCTCTTTTATGAGAGTGTACACTAACTGCTGATAGGACATTATCTTTTGGTGTTAAGTAAAAGTTTCTTTCAAAGTCTTTAATCCCTATATCTATAAAAGAACTTGCTGATTTAAATTCAACTTGACTTATAATGACTTCATATTTGTCGTGACAAGGAATTTTAATGGTAAAATAGCCATTTTCATCTGTTTGGGTACCATTTTCAAGGCTAGGGAGATAAATACTGGCAAATGCCACAGGCTGATGCTCGCCCTCTGAGAGTACTTGACCTGAAAAGGTCACAGAGCAATCCCCTTGTCCGAAAATATCTTCCGATGCAATAATGCAGGAGATGATAAATAATATTTTTCCTAAACGCAACATTGTTGCAAATATATAAAAGTTGCGTTAATAAAAGGACCCTTTAAAAAAATCTTTTGCCCTCTGGTGTAATTTTGAAATGCCAAAAATGGATGCCACATAAATTTTTAGTAGTATTGGGATATATTTTTAGCTAATAATATAATGACTATGAAGAAACTATTGATCATGATTCTAATCTGTGCCCCCTTTTTATCTGTGGCACAAGAGCAAGAATACAAAGAGCGTTTTGAACAATTAGGAACTATGTTGCCTACTCCTAATTCTTACAGAACAGCATCTGGAGCGCCAGGTGAGGATTATTGGCAGCAAAAAGCTGATTATTCTATTAAAGTAAAATTGGATGAATCATCCAATAAGATTACCGGATCGGAAACCATCACGTATTACAATCAGTCACCACATCCGTTAAACTATCTTTGGTTACAGTTAGACCAAAACATGAGAGCAGAGGGTTCAGACAGCGAATTAATAAGCACCGCTACTTTCTTTAACGATACTATTCCAGCCAAATATTTGGAGCAATATGTAGCCAATGGAGGGAATTCTTATGACTTCCCTGGAGGGTTTAACATTGAAGCAGTAAAAAATGCTGATGGAAAAGATATGGACTATTTGGTTCAAAAAACCATGATGAAAATCCGTTTACCTGAAACCTTAAAGCCAGGTGAAAATATTTCATTTTCAGTTGACTGGAATTATTTTGTAAACGACAGAATGAAAGGTGGAGGAAGAAGTGGATATGAATATTTCGAAGAAGACGGTAATGCACTATACACTATTGCCCAGTTCTTCCCAAGAATGGCTGTTTATAATGACGTTGAGGGCTGGCAAAATAAGCAATTCATAGGAGCAGGAGAGTTTGCGCTAACTTTTGGCGATTATGATGTTGAAATCACGGTTCCTGATGATTTTATTGTTGGAGCTACCGGAATGGTGCAAAATCCTAAGGAAGTTTTAACAAAAGAACAGGCGAAAAGATATGAAAAAGCATTAAAGTCAACGGAACAAATTTTTATTGTAACAGAAGAGGAAGCAATAGAAAACGAAAAGGAGAAGTCCACTAAATATGAGACTTGGAAGTTTACAGCCGAAAATGTGAGAGATTTTGGCTTTGCTGCATCAAGAAAATTCATTTGGGATGGTCAAATGGTGGAATTAGAATCTACTAAGCCATTCGCTCAATCATTCTATCCAAAAGAAGGAAATCCACTTTGGGAAGAAGAATCAACAAAAGCAGTAAAGAACACCTTAGAACTTTATTCGAAAAGAACTTTTGATTATCCATATCCACAAGCAACTTCAGTTCATGCTGCTTCAATCGGAATGGAGTATCCAATGATTTGTTTCAACTTCGGGAGACCAGATAAAAATGGTGAGTATTCTGTAAGAACTCAATTAGGAATGACCTACGTGATCGTTCATGAAATTGGGCATAACTTCTTTCCAATGATTGTTAATTCTGATGAGCGTCAATGGGCTTGGATGGATGAAGGTTTGAATTCATTCTTGGAGTCAAATGTGATGTTTGAATACTATCCTGATTTACCTTATTCAGATAATATTCCTCAAGCAATAACAGGCTACATGAAAAGTAGCAAAGATCAGCAAAGACCAATCATGACTAATCCTGAGCAAGTATTGAGATTAGGGCCTAATGCTTATTCAAAACCAGCTGCTGCTTTAAATTTATTGAGAAATACTATCATGGGTCCAGAGCTTTTTGATGAATCATTCAAAGCTTATGCTCAAAGATGGAAATTTAAGCACCCAACTCCTGCTGATTTTTTCAGAACAATGGAAGATGCTTCTGCAGTTGATTTGGATTGGTTCTGGAGAGGTTGGTTCTATACTACTGATCATGTTGATATTAGTGTAGATGAGGTGAAATATTTCCGAATTGCACAGGATGAATCAGACATGGAGAAAAATGCTAAAGCTCCAAAAGGAGATTTAGGAGAAAAAGAAGAGGAAGAATTGAACACAGATTTTAGTGATGGTCCTTCCTACATTTCAGTTTCTGAAACCCCTGAATTTTGGTTTGGTGAGTATAGATCAAAAACTGATGATGAAGCCATTAAGGCAAGATATGCAGATAAGCATTTCTATGAAATTACTTTAAGCAATGAAGGCGGATTAGTTTCTCCACTTTTATTCACTATCGAATATAAAGATGGCGAAAAAGATGAAAAATATATTCCTGCTGAGATCTGGAGAAAAAATGAAACTAAAACTCGTAAGATGTTAATTCTTGACAAAGAAGTTTCGAAAATCGTTTTCGATCCTGAAGGAGAATTAGCCGATACAGATAAATCCAATAATGTTTTCCCTAAAACAGAAAGCAAAACCAAATTGGATGAGTTTAAAGAGAAAGGCGAGTAAAAATATTTTTAATGAGTGAGAAAAGCCCTTTTGGAGATAATCTGAAAGGGCTTTTTTATTGGTTTAATTATGGATAGTAATTCTATAATTAAAGGAGATGAAGTAAATTAACTTGATAATTTGTGCTCGGTGCGTCATCCCTGCGCAACCAGGGATCTTGCCTTATTGAAACGCAGTTTCAATAATCTATAGTTAGACAACAGGATTTAAATGGATAAGCGTAGAATGGTAATAATAGCATTGTTAATATTTTAACCTTTGGTTAAAATTAATAGATCCCTGCCTCCGCAGGGATGACGCACGGAACAGACAGGTAGCAAATAAGCCATCTGCCAGAAATATTTACATCTATAACCATGATCGGGTGGCACACTAAACACCCACCATTAGCATTTATCATTCCTCAAAAAACATCTCCATGCGTCTGCT
Protein-coding sequences here:
- a CDS encoding TonB-dependent receptor; its protein translation is MLRLGKILFIISCIIASEDIFGQGDCSVTFSGQVLSEGEHQPVAFASIYLPSLENGTQTDENGYFTIKIPCHDKYEVIISQVEFKSASSFIDIGIKDFERNFYLTPKDNVLSAVSVHSHKREEVLLSNVESVLSTRELRKLKGKSLSESVSTLPGVYNIKTGPGINKPMIHGLYGSRIQVVNNEVAQMGQQWGVDHAPEIDPFVASRITIVKGASSVKYGPRAIGGALLLEPEPLVPDSALHGSLDLVGFTNGRGGIGSAMLSGSFLLNMEESINWRLQSSAKKSGDQHAANYNLTNTGSEELNFSAAANYIKEDLQADIFYSRFSTEIGILRGAHIGNVDNFFEALDRRPPFFTEEFSYEINNPKQNVVHQLLKAKIHLDRSDYGDFDFIYAYQQNARQEFDIRRGGRSDRPSVDLQLDSHVAKLLFHHEPIWNNLSGEIGLDYEYQNNKNVPGTGTTPLIPNYSSFQTGIFLNEAWTEENWNLEAGLRFDAIAIDVLKFDENDDLINPKHQYNMFSGIVGGGYDFSNNLKYKSNISWSQRAPSINELYSQGLHHSVAAIEEGDDQLSPETSIKWLHSLQFSFNEKLRLNVDAYASRIQNYIYLQPEEPRLTIRGAFPVYQYQQTLADIYGTDIIGSYEFFHHFTLNTKASIIRGNDISNELPLIFMPSDRWENTLNWRLSNKMGFKEIDFSLSGLKVFEQHRAPITETEAYERETVPVPEGYFITNFSLDTTKKLENAQLNVGLSIYNLMNTDYTDYLNRLRFYAAETGRNFELRINYIF
- a CDS encoding M1 family metallopeptidase, with the protein product MKKLLIMILICAPFLSVAQEQEYKERFEQLGTMLPTPNSYRTASGAPGEDYWQQKADYSIKVKLDESSNKITGSETITYYNQSPHPLNYLWLQLDQNMRAEGSDSELISTATFFNDTIPAKYLEQYVANGGNSYDFPGGFNIEAVKNADGKDMDYLVQKTMMKIRLPETLKPGENISFSVDWNYFVNDRMKGGGRSGYEYFEEDGNALYTIAQFFPRMAVYNDVEGWQNKQFIGAGEFALTFGDYDVEITVPDDFIVGATGMVQNPKEVLTKEQAKRYEKALKSTEQIFIVTEEEAIENEKEKSTKYETWKFTAENVRDFGFAASRKFIWDGQMVELESTKPFAQSFYPKEGNPLWEEESTKAVKNTLELYSKRTFDYPYPQATSVHAASIGMEYPMICFNFGRPDKNGEYSVRTQLGMTYVIVHEIGHNFFPMIVNSDERQWAWMDEGLNSFLESNVMFEYYPDLPYSDNIPQAITGYMKSSKDQQRPIMTNPEQVLRLGPNAYSKPAAALNLLRNTIMGPELFDESFKAYAQRWKFKHPTPADFFRTMEDASAVDLDWFWRGWFYTTDHVDISVDEVKYFRIAQDESDMEKNAKAPKGDLGEKEEEELNTDFSDGPSYISVSETPEFWFGEYRSKTDDEAIKARYADKHFYEITLSNEGGLVSPLLFTIEYKDGEKDEKYIPAEIWRKNETKTRKMLILDKEVSKIVFDPEGELADTDKSNNVFPKTESKTKLDEFKEKGE